The sequence CTCGTCAGAACGGGAATCAATTGCCACAAATAACGGTTCCCTGCAGCTATCCGAATTACCCAAGAGAAGGGtcaatcaatttaaattcgaTATCTCATCAACTTCAAGCTTATAGCAGTTCGGACTGTTCTACATTTCTAAATTTActcaagaaatatataagttTTGTTGCAGAAGAATCTCATATCATTGACCTTCCAAATGATACATTTCTGCGATGGCAGAATCCCCACGGCAAGGCCGTTTCTCGCATAAAAGGGAGCATGAAGCAAAATCAAACAGTAGGCCATTTGGGAACAGTATAGGCGCTCAGTATCACCCACTGGATCACAAAAGTTTTtatcaaaacttttgtttgctgtaggtgcgatcgtcactagatGTTTACCTtgattaaagtttttttttatggatAGATTGTCTCAGACTGCGGCCATCgagttttaaaaaagtattttgaaaaaaatatatcaatacTCATTATTAAACCCGTTACTCAAAGAGTagaagggtatactagattcgtcggaaagtttTTAATAGGTAGAAGGAGAagtttccgaacccataagGTTTACAAATATGTTCTTGATCagatcactagacgagttgaacTAGCCATGTTCAtgtgtctgtccgtccgtacgaatgctgagatcttggaaactgTAGATGCTAAAATCTACgaagtaatttttataatataacattttgataaCGTTGATTTTGAATGATATACGTTTTTAATTCATTCAAGGACTTACCAACAACTTTGACAAATCCGTATTGGGTCTTGGCAGTAACCGTATTTATCTGGCACATGTATCTTCCTCTATCCTCTTCCTGGACATGGTTGATATGCAGGAACCAGGTACGGTGTTTGTCGTGCTTATCATGGGTGACACTAATTCTCGGATTACGCGTTATCACATGGTTGTGAACGGTAAGAATAGCTGATTGCTCGAAGTGCATCCACGCGACCTGGAAAGCCAAACTAACTATTAAGAGAGTTGATATGAAAAAGGAGTTAATAActaaaaaacccaaaaaacttCATATTGATGGATATATTATCGTAATTGGGGAAAAAGAAAGAATCGAAATTGTTCTTTtcggaaaatattttctaagctTCTGTTTGATATGAAATAAATAGTGCATCAAATATGACGATCCTGCCTGACGGATGGGCCGCCAcaataagtataaaaaatatttatttgtgtttaatattattagatTCATTAGTTTGTGAGAGAAATGAAATGAAGTACTATTATGTAAGAATCAGTAATCTAGCCGATGGGATTTGCCCGCGCCTGCTCCACCCCCGCTCTCCTAACATTAGGGTTAAGTAGAAGCTATTAGTTCTAAAGGTGATATAATTTCGAGGAACCAGACGACCACAGAAGCCAAGAAAGCCAACACCCTCCACTTCATGGTCCTTCAAGCGGATATTTCCAGCAGTCGACAAGTTCCAGCGTTCAGCGGCGGAGTCTCCAAGTTCTTCAAAAAATCCAAGATAAGTACGAAAATTCCATATTATCATTGCCAATCAGCCAGATGTTTCCCAAGAACCCTATTTCCATTGTGCATACGATGCCCGTATTCCGGCTCCTTTTTCGTATTTGCCATTTTCATACATATTCTTATTCATATACACATACTTCCATACTACAACGATATAATACAAAACAGTCCACATTATTTCCAAtttccaaaattttaattacatttccCTGCAAGCCGAAGGGCGATcattctatcgcctatcgtccagaagtcacttctaagtcacttctggaagatagaaagacgatagtacacatttcacaaaaacaaaatatacatatatagcGTAGAAGTAACTTTAAAGTCacatagaaaggcgatagcacacatttcgatcgcaaagaagtaacttctgagacacttctggacgatgtTTAGAAGATCGCGaccgtttttgtttttgtaaaatgtgtgctaaaaacgTAAAAACGTACACACTAAAAACATTTCGAAGGCGACACTTACATAACAGTCCACATTATTTctaatttctaaatataaaaagtacaatttACACATATATTTCCAAGTTCCCACAAACACACATATCCATACGTCTATACATACACATTTAATCCGGATGCATGCTTATTAATATACGTACATAAGCCTATCCAATACAACATATGTACATAATGAGAAACGCACATACGTTTATACGGTACACCCTACAAATTTCAACAACCATATTTATTATCTgtatatgtataataataacctTATTCCACCGAACccatcaccatcaccatcGCGGCCACCGAACCCATCACCACAATACGCCTCGTGGCGTTATTTCTTCGCACATCACGtagttgttttttaaatcaaattaaattaattccatACGATTtttcgtcatttttttttctcttggAATCCAATCCGGTGATCCGCAACAGTGAGACGACACTCCAGACACTCCATTTTTACAAAGCAAACAAGGGCGGCCCAGATAATCTGAATTGTGGAATGCCTGGAGGAGATTAAACAAGGTTATCGGCTGTACCTGTAATTAAAACACGATCGCTTTTCATATCTCCTCGCTCGCACAGAACAAGCCCAGTAACCCCAAAGTCGATCACAAAGGCAAAGACCGAATCTTTCCTACGAGCAATCAGAAATAATCGTCTCTGAGTCCGCTCACGCCGAAAGTTAGGCCACAAATCCAGACCAAGTCGCTAGCAACTCGTTCAGACAAAAATGAGTAACGAAATTACAATTGCAGCGCTCGCGCGGTTCATCACGGTGTCCAACCGCGCAAAGTCCGTAAGAAACAAGTCCGCTCACGCTGGGACAAGTCCGAGAAAGAATTTGAAGCGTGTCGACTGAAGGGGCGGAAGAGATTCTGGCGACTTTGCGccgaaaatatgaatattgcTATTTAATTAACGAGGAGGTAGCGGTTTAGTTCAAGCTAATCGACCGAGCCAATTCTCAGCATCCGCCCACGTGCACCAATAATCAGTCCACTTACAATCCGTCTACAATCCGTCTGGGTGCCGGCTACCGCCATGCGATACTGAAGTATTCGAAGGGGACTATCTGAAATGGCAATCTCTAGGCTGACATCGgtcgaaaaacttttttatctTAACGCTAAAACTAGCCTCGAGGCTATGGTAATCGTAGCCAAGTCCCCTCTCACAAATGATTCAGCATGGGCGGCACTTCGAGGTTGTTTCGAAAATAACAGACTGCTAGTAAACAGCCAACTCAAACACATTATTAATTTGAGTTCCGTAAGTTCTGAAACTGGCCAGGCTCTGAAAGACCTACAAAGCAAAATCCAAGGGTGTTTAGTAGCGCTCATTCTAACATTTCCACAGAGAACTGGGAGTGTCTCCTCGTATTCCTGTGCGCAAGTAGATTACTAAAACTGACCCTCTGACCCTGGGAGCAGTCGCTTTCATCCAAGTCCGACATTCCGACCTGTGTTGAATTGAACACGTATCTTAGCGACCGATACCGAACGCTAGAGGCGATTGAGGATATGAAACCCAGCACCAGCAATCACTCTAACGTTAAGAGTCAAACCGTTTCCAGGAAGCTCAACTCCTTCGAAGCTAAGGTGGTCACAAAACCAAAGAATTGCGATCTGTGCTCAAATGAGCGTATTCCAGTGCGCTTTTGCCAGCGCTTTCTCTACATGTCTGTGGATGCGCGAACGaactacataaaaaaaagCAGCTTTGCCTAAATTGTTTTGCGAAAATCTGCCCAGTGTGCAGAACTATTTAGCAACCGGTGCTAGAGCGGTTTTACTAGGCACGGCCATTATTGACATATGGCACTTGGGAACGAACTGCAGGGCACGCGCTCTAATAGACTCGGGTTCTGAAGCTACGTTTATTGCGGAACGCCTGTTCAATCTGATTAAGCTGCCATTCCGCCATATCCAAGCCCAAGATTCAAGCTTAAATCAGGCGACCAGGCTCTGCCATTTTTCTATTCGAATCCCTAAAAAGGCAGGCGTTTAGCTAGAAACCGCAGCTTGCGTTTTGCCTGGATTAGGCGCGAGATGCGCTGATTGATTTACCTGCCGTTCCCTGGCAGatctaacatttttaaaaagttcccAGATAGATGTTCTGATCGGAGCCGACATTTTGCCGTCCCGGTAGGCGCACAAAGATTTGTGGTTCTCACCTAGGTCAGGAAACTATTTTAGGCCCAGTCCTAGCACATCTAGCCAAAATCGGGTATCAGCTTCCACGACCCAAATAACCGAAACGAGTGACAGGGACTTGGAAAAATTTCTCACTAAAATTTGGGATGTGGAGAACATACCAACTAAAAGGTTACAAGAATCCGATTACAATTGCGAGAGCAATTTTCTCCAACCCACCACTAGATACGCAAGCGGGAGATACGTGGGAATTTTACCGTTTAGCGAACCCGAACCTTTCGGATCCAAATTGGGGCACTGCCCTAGCTCAGTTTCATAGAAACAAAAACCGTTTGATAAGAGGTTTTCCATCAAAAGAGCAATATGACTCAGTCATTCAAGAGTATTTGGATCTGGGTCACATGAGAGAAGTCCCCCCGTCTTACGACTCTCCTAGCTATTATCTTCCACACCACGCGGTGATCAAACCTGAGAGTACCATTATCAAACTTCGCATGCTTCTAGCCCTTCAGCAAATTGCACAAGCTTGAACGATATTCGTCATGCTGGTCCAGTCCTACTTGATGTGGCGTTATTCTCAATACGTGTGTAGTGCagacataaaaaaaatgtaccgTCAAATCTGGGTCGATCACAAGCATACGCCGTTCCAAAGAATTTTCTCCCGGAATAAAGAAGGAGAAGTAAGCGATTTCGAACTAAAAACCGTCACCTTTGATGTCAACTGTGCTCCGTTTCTGGCTTTCCGCCTACTCCAACAATTGGCAGATGACTTAGAAAAAGACTTCCCTAAAGCAAGCCATATTTCTCGTCATTTTTTGTACGTGGACGACGTTCTGGCAGGGACCGAATCCATTCCAGAGGCTCAACTTGCGATCAGCTAACTTCACCACGCCTTTAACCGCGCCGGGTTCCAATTGAGAAAGTGGACAACTAATCAGGAAAACATACTTGAAGATATCCCAAGCGGACCGAAAGCTTTGCCAAAACACTTGGCGTTCGGTGGAATGCGACCTAGGATGagttattttttgacccaccGCCAGTTTCGATTGAATCTACttatacaaaaaaagaagTTCTTTCCCAAACTTTTTGACCCAGCCGGAAGGCTGTCCCCGTTTATTGTCCGCTcaaaaatttgtatgcaagAGATTTGTTTGCAAGAGTTCAGCTGGGATAAAAACATCTCCACCGAAATGAATCAAAGGTAGGAAGAATTTTTGCGCAGATATTCCGAGCTTGAAAGATCCGTAATCCAAGGTGGGTTGGCTTCCAGCCATAGGTGAAGGTAGAGCATCATGGTTTTTGTGATGCGTCGCAGAAGGCATACTGTACCACAATATACTTGCGTGTTGAAGTAGGCCATAAGATTATGACCATAACATTATGCCAAAACACGAGTCGCCCCGGTTAAGACGGTGTCCTTTCCACGGCTCGAGCTGTGTGgggcgttgttgttgtcagAAATTATCCTTCCGAATATGCCAATTTCCAATTCCGAAATTTTCTGCTGGTCTGATTCCACCATCTTCCTAGCGTGGTTGAATAAACCTGCATGCCACAGGACCACGTTTGTGATCAAGATTACACAGGTGACAAGCGCATTGGAGCATTGGACGCATGTGGGATCTGAGCACAATTCCGCGGACCAAGCCAGCATAGACGTGTCGCAGCTGGTTCATAGCCAACTCCGGGGGGAAGGACCGGATTGGTTACAACAGCCAAAAAACAAGTGGCCAACACTGGGGCTTGCACCTCTAGTCACAGACTTAGAGCAGCGTGCTGTGAAAGTCAATTTCGCAACGGCCCCATCGGAAGATTTTCTAGAACGGTTCTCCAAGTTGGACAAGGCTCTGCGGGTCCTTGCGTATGAGTTACGGTTCATTCAACGTTGCCGCAAGTTGCCGAGGGGGCCATCTGTTCGGCCAACCACGGATGAGGTCCGAGAAGGAGCCCTTATATTATATGCTCAGCGGGAGGAATATACCCAAGAGCTTAAAATCCTAAACGATAAGCCTCCAATTTCAGTCTCCAGCCCGATAGCCCACCTGTTACCACTTCTTTTACCAAGGTATATGTTTGCGAGTTTGTGTGTTTCTCCACAAGGGCTCTTCATTTAGAGCCTACGTCCTGACAACTGAGAAGAATCTGGTAAAAGCTGTGCTAAACTCCTGTAAGGTGTGCACTATTTGTAAGAAGAGAGTACAAAAGAAATTAATGGGCGATCTTCCTACCGATCGAGTTTCCTTTTCCAGACCTTTTACATATTCTGGCATTGATTATGCAGGCCCGTTTGAGATAAAAAACTATACAGGCAGAACATGCCTTTTGGCACAAGGGCTATCCATTTAGAGCTTACGCCCGACCTGATAACCGAGAAGTTCCTCGAGGCATTTGCCCGATTCGTAGAGAGAAGAGGTTGTCCTCAGCGGGTCCATTCGGATAATGGCAAAACCTTATTAAAACCATGGCTCTATGTACTCGCCGCGCCCAAACTTTGGACGACAAACGCCAAGTCTGTCGGGGAACCCATCCTCTATGAAAGTGCAACCGTTTCCTGAGGCTCAGCACTGAAAAGCGGCCTCGCGCCATTATCATCAAAAAATATTGTGCGAATTGCCTGGCCCACCAGCATTACGAATGAGTATGTCGCAGCGGATCACGTGTAAAAAGTGTAGGCAGGTAGAATGTCCGTGCCAAGGAGATGGCCAATAAAGTAAATTATTCTTCTAAAGTTGAGAAAAGGTGACTTCTAATTTCGAGTCGGAAACCAGACGACCATAGAGCCCAAGAAAGCCGCCACCCTCCATGTCAGGATTTCTGGGTGTGAAACCAAAATAGGCCCAGTTTAATTCCGCACCATCTGCCCGAGGTGGCAACCGTAGAGGAAAATCCTACAACATTAGAGGAAAAACTAAACTGATCTTGCAAGGAAAAGACCGGAGAGTACGAAAGTTCCCACTGCGGCTTAAGAGTCTCTTGCTCTCACGGCAGACAAATAGAAAACAGACCGACAGCGCAAGGCATTTGTAAAAAAACAGAACTATTTTTACAAACGAAAACACTAAGAAAATAAgtgaaatatatgtatatgcatAAGGACAAcagatattttttgtgtttattatgttTACCTCCGAGCACCCTTTTTCTCAAGTGACTAAGGTAACCGATGGCAGGCAATCCGTCTAGGAGAGGTAAAGATATTAACactatatattttcttaaaacttTGTGGCCTCTATCCGTTAATCCACCTGCGCAGTGGGGCGAATGATCCCATCTCTCTCCCGCTTTTTCACCCTGACGAAGTGACAGAATCCTTCGTGTCGCACTAACTCTCAAAACGGGACGAAAGATCCTCCCACTTGCCCCATCGAAACGGGAAATCGCCCCGCAGACATTGCTCTCTATCTCATTGTCTCAGTTAAACCCAGAGTCAACGAGTAAAACGCATGTCCGTCGGGCATGACGTCTGTCCGCGCGTTCGTCAAAACGTTGATATCTCGGAAATGATACAATCATGcaaatttgattgatttaaTATCATTGGATTATTGATCTGCGCACTCTAAGCTGTGACGCTTACAGTTTTACTTctagaaaacaaatttaagcaTAATCTTTCTTTTCGCTTATCAATCGACGTAAAAAAAAGCTTGATACAAGCACTATAAAACCCACAAACTCCACAAAAGCTACAACTTATCTGGTGACGTTATTAAATCGTGTGTCTTGCTTCATATGGAGTTGCCTTAAACGACTACCCCACGCGCGTAAGTCCGAAGAGAGGGCTTCAAGGGCGGCGTGCGCCAGGCGTACGCGCTGTCGTGGTCGACGTTTTATTCTGAGAAGTACATTTTTGGCGGCATTCACTATACCGATATTAGTAGGCCCGCACTTCAAGGGCGAAGAAATCCATCGAGATCggataacttaacaaatactagattttcCATACAATACTTATTCTACCTATCGACTACAATGTTCGACCAGCGACCTCCTCCACGATGCCCTTGCGCCACTCTCGTCTGGGCAAGGCAGGATCGCAGACGAAGACCATTAGCCCTGGAGGATGGGCTCCGTTCTTCGGCACGACGTCTCGCGGCGCACAAGCGTATGCAGGTACTTCAGGACCCACCTCCTCCAGAAACGGTCTCGCAGCATGCGAGCAATCCTCCACTGCTTTCGCGTAGAACCCTCCTTGTGCAGCTCCGCATCCAATCCCGGCGTATTCGGCAGGTTAGCTGCTCCCTTGAGCAGATCATCTGGCGTCAACGGTGCCTCTTGGTCCGCATCCACCGGCAAGTGGGTGAGCAGACGCGAGTTGACTACATTCTCCGCCTCGATCAGGAAACTCTCCAACACACGATCCCTCGGCGCGACTTCCTTCACGGTATGGCGCAGCACTCGTTTGACGCACTGCACCATCCGCTCCCATACTCCGCCCTCAGACAGGTTCGATGGGCAATTGAAAACCCATTCAATGCTTCTGCTGGACAACTCACTCTGTATCCTCTCCATCTCGAACACGTCTCCAAATCGCTTGGCCTCCCTGTCAGCTCCCACGAAGTTCTTGCCGTTATCACTCCGCAGTCTATATACTGGTCCTCTACGGCAGACGAAGTTCCTGATCGCTATTATGCAGGAATCCGTCGACAGGTCATGCGCCAGCTCCAGATGAATCGCCCTTGTCGTCAAGCACGTAAACAAGGCGACCCAACGCTTCTCTCTGTGACGGGATACAGTCACCAGCAGTGGCCCAAAGTAAACCAATCCGGTGTACTTGAATTACCATCCCCCCGCTTCCAGTCGATCCTCTGGAAGGAGTCCCATTATCGGCGGCATCGGCCGCGTTCGTTGCAGCTTGCACTCGTTGCATGACGAGATTACTTCCTTCAACACTCGTCTCATCTTCGTGACCCAGAATCTCTTCCTTATCTGAGCAATCGTCGCATCCACGTTCTGATGCTTCATCTGGGCGTGAAAGTGCCTCACGATTAATTCCGTAAGACTGTGCCTGTGTGACAGTATTACGGGCCTCCTCGCACTGTAGGGCATGCACAGTGCGGCATCAACTCTGCCATAAACTCGCAGAACTCCGTGTTCATCCATGTAAGGCGCCAGACCTCGAATCTTACTCGAGCTGGAGACGTTTTTTCCGCATTCCGCCGACCTCATCTCGTCGGGAAAGGATTCCAATTGGGCCTGTCTAACTAACAGGTTCTCCGCAGCCTCACACTCCGTTGCAGTGAGTCCATACTCCTCGAGCTCGCTTCTCTGCGACACCAACACGCAAACCTCAAGACCCAGGCTGTGATCCTCAGCAGGCGACTGAAGCTCGAGAATTTCTGGAACGGAATGACGAATTTATTGGCGGCCACCAATGCAAACTCACTGGGCATCTCCTCTTCATCAGGCGCATCTGGAGCACGCTTAGTTCCCTCCTCAGGCGCCGGCCAGCCGCTTGCTGGCTGCCTGAAAAATGCGGGTCCGCTTAGCCAACGTGATTCCGGGCTAAGGTCCGCCTTATTCCGCGACCGCGTCGCATCATCCGCTGCGTTGTCAACTGTAGGTACCCATCGCCACTGGGAAACCTTCGACGACTACAAAATCTCCGTCACTCGGTTGCCAACAAACTGCTTGTACCGGCGGTGGGTGCTGCCGATCCATCTCAGCACCGTCTTTGAGTCCGTCCACAACACCGTCTCGCTGATGTCCAGTATTCCTCTCCTTGACTGTGTTCATCAGTCTGCTTCCAAGAACCGCTGCCTGCAGCTCCAACCTTGGGATCGACATCGTTCTCATCGGCAAGCTCAAATACTCCCTCTTTGTAGGGACTCGATCTCCACTTAGAACGCTACTTGGCACTCGGTGATACTCCATGTTGAATCTGAAGTCGTCCGTGGCTACCTTCCAGCGCATTCCAAGGATCTTCTGCTCAGCCTCACCCCATCCGATGCTCTTGACTTGTCCAGGTGGTCCCAACGCCGCTTCCACAATGGGTGAGGTGGATGAAAACTGGCATAATTCGAATCCAGCCTCCGCGTGTATCACCTTCACTCGGGTAGATACACTGATAGGTTCGCTCTCTGTAGCGAAACTGTCCACATAGTCATCGACGTAGTGCTGGTCGATGATGGCGTTGACTACCCTCGGATCTGAATCCCGAAACTTCAGGGCATTTACCGTCTTTACGTAATGCGCAGCTCTCGGCGAGCAGGTTGCTCCAAACGTCATTACGTTCATCTCGTACACAGCCGGGTCTCGATCCTCATCCTGCTGCAGCTCCCTCGCATATCCCTTGGATACGTAATCCTTGATGATACGATCGTATTCCAACGCCAACCGTCCGTTGCGCTTCAACTTCCTCTCGACATTGATCAGCCGTCTGTGCACCATATCGTAGCTCCGTGGCAACACAGCGTAGTCGTCCCTCCAGAGTAATCCCGTCTGGTAGCGACGCCCCACTTTCACCGTGGTGTCTTCGAGGATCCTTTGTGTCCGCGCGACATCGCTGCCTGCGACCTGTGGCACGAGCTTCACACCAAAGCTTTCCATCTCGAAGTAGTCCTCCACCATCTGTTCCATGGTATCATCCATTGACACGGCTAGAAGGCAGGACCTAGGTGACGGCGTAGTCGATTGCCCACTTACTGGCCCAAACACAACCCATCCAAGTTCGGTTGCGGCCACGTACGGTCCCTCTTTGGCAAACCGCCGCGTCCTAAGTGGCAATCCCAAATGTCCATGGTCCAGTCCGATGAGCAACTTAGGCACCACATTGATGTAGGGCTTCATCGGCAGGCGCGCATTTTTATGCACGCCCTGGACATCTCGTCGACCTAACGTCTGCATCGGCAGACTCAGGTTCGAAACGGAGTACACGTTCCTCAAAACGTGGCGAAAGGGCTTCCCAGCTCCACTTATCTCCATGCTTACCACGTCGCAGGGCTCTCTGCTGGCCATTCCTCCAAACCATTGAATATTCAGCTGTCGACGTTCGCCTCGCACTCCCAGATCCTTCCGTAGCTCGACACGGAGGATCCCTCATCCAAGAGCGCGTATGTGTCCACCTGGCGACCAGCTACGTATAGCGTTACAGGCAATATACGGAACAAAAGTCGGCCTCCCTCGGCGTCAACGCAGCTTAAGTTTCTCTGCACGGGCTCCTCCGCTGGGGCCCGGTCGGCCAAACCTAAAGCGCAGCTGCTCCATCATGGCGCTGGCGTTCCCAGGGTGAATCAGCAGCGACTTCACTGTCTCGCGTGCTTCATCCTTCAGCGCCTTCAACAACCTCTGGTTGTTCTCCAAGTCTGTGCAGTTGTATGCTTGGGTCGTCTCCACGAACGCACAGTTAAAGATCGGCCACTTCTCGGGCTGCCCTCCAAATACAGGCAGGTCCGGAAGCTTCCTTGGCCCGTATACTCCTTGGGATCCATTCGGCGTCATCGAGGCGTAGGATCCGACAAATGGCGTTGCTGTTGCCACGTTGTGGATGCTCCCGCCCGGTAGCACGAATCCATGCGCTGTCTGAGCAACACTTAGCACATAGTGGCTCCACAAGATGATTGCTGGTCGTTAGCAATGGCGGTTCACTTCAAGATGGCGGCAGCGTGCAGGCCGCACTGCTCGCACCGACACCGCTATGTGGGACCGGCCCGACCCCGTTAGTTGAGGCCTCACCGTTAAATGTGGCTAATGGCGGTCCGCTCCAAGATGGCGCTCCTTTTCAAAAGGTCCGACGTGAGGGGCTGGCTCATCTGCGGCTCTGAACTCGCAGCTGTGACAGCAGTACTCCTGAGTTGGGACGCTACTGTAGTCACCGTAGTGGCTGGGCTAGGCTCTGCTCCACTACTCGCTGGCTGCGGGTGCGCTCGCGCTGCTGTAGGCGTGGCCTCCCCTCCCCTCACCCGCGAACTCCTCTTGGGGGAATGCTGCATCCCAACAGGTCCAAATACGGCGCTGCCTCAGCGCTTTCCAAAATGGCGGAACCTGTGCCTTCTGGCCGCTGTCTGCGGCCACCGATGTTAACGCTCTTTGCGCCTTCTGGCCCGCTGTCTGCGGCCACCGTTCTTGGCGCTCCTTGCGCCCATTACCGCTGACTGCGGTCTCCTTAACTGACGTACCGAGTGTTCGGCGCTGTCTGCGCTCCTCTATGTCGCTGTCTGCGACTTCTCTACTGGTACGGGAATGCTCCTGGCAACTCTCTAGCTGGTCGCCAAGCCGTCCTCCAGCGAATAAAAGGAGTTGTCTTGCTTCATATGGAGTTGCCTTAAACGACTACCCCACACGCGTAGGTCCGAAGAGAGGGATACTTCAAGGGCGGCGTGCGCCTGGCGTACGCGCGTTCGTGGTAGACGTTTTATTCTGAGAACAATTCAAATCAGCCACATAAATTTCAAGCTTAACTTAATCTTACCGCAGTGTGCCCTCCTAAAATTCACAAGACAATGAGAAGCACATTTTTGGCGGCATTCACTATACCGATATTAGTAGGCCCGCACTTCAAGGGCCAAGAAATCCATCGAGATCGGATATCTTAACAAATTCAAGATTTCCCATACAATACTTATTCTAACTATCGACTACAATGTTCGACCAGCGACAACTACAATGTTCGACCAGCGGCATCGTGTAACGACTGGATGCCGCGTATGAAATTGAGAAATCGGGCACactgtatatatataagtatttcAGGGAAGGAAAACCTTtagattatatatattttaacttaataTAGGTCTTGGCACTTCCTCCAACTTTGAAGATCGATCTCCGGACGTGATGGGATGACTGCAACCTGAATTGTAGCAATTTTTCTCTCTATGTgagtgttaaaaaaaaaccttttcacTCATAGCTCTTTGATGCGTGAACGATCTAGAATAAACTTTCCAATCAGTACCGAATTCATCGCACTTCCGCTCTACAAAACTGCACTTCGGGTACGATATACTTGAACAACAAACTGGGATACTTTAGGGTACTAATCTCTCCAAGCcatctttatttattatctgTATCTATATTACAGATATGGCAAAATGTGGgacttaaataaaaaccttACCAAACGATTGTGCCCCCCATTTGATTTGAAGCCTTCATGAGGTGGTAAATCCTATAGTAAATTGCCTTGGGCGGCAACTTATGGAAGCactgactgaatattctttaaaatttcttttccTGGCTGTTTTATATGGCTGGCTACACAGATTGCTGGATACCCTTAATATGCGGGATGCCACTCACAATATAGTGTTTCGGGCTTTCATCCTTTGAATACCTTGACATTTTAAGCTGCTAGTACGTCTGATAAAAATATGATGATCTTAACCAGAATCGGATGAATATCAGCGAGG is a genomic window of Drosophila biarmipes strain raj3 unplaced genomic scaffold, RU_DBia_V1.1 ptg000013l, whole genome shotgun sequence containing:
- the LOC122818942 gene encoding uncharacterized protein LOC122818942; the protein is MPKILELQSPAEDHSLGLEVCVLVSQRSELEEYGLTATECEAAENLLVRQAQLESFPDEMRSAECGKNVSSSSKIRGLAPYMDEHGVLRVYGRVDAALCMPYSARRPVILSHRHSLTELIVRHFHAQMKHQNVDATIAQIRKRFWVTKMRRVLKEVISSCNECKLQRTRPMPPIMGLLPEDRLEAGGWAIHLELAHDLSTDSCIIAIRNFVCRRGPVYRLRSDNGKNFVGADREAKRFGDVFEMERIQSELSSRSIEWVFNCPSNLSEGGVWERMVQCVKRVLRHTVKEVAPRDRVLESFLIEAENVVNSRLLTHLPVDADQEAPLTPDDLLKGAANLPNTPGLDAELHKEGSTRKQWRIARMLRDRFWRRWVLKYLHTLVRRETSCRRTEPILQG
- the LOC108035861 gene encoding uncharacterized protein LOC108035861, coding for MASREPCDVVSMEISGAGKPFRHVLRNVYSVSNLSLPMQTLGRRDVQGVHKNARLPMKPYINVVPKLLIGLDHGHLGLPLRTRRFAKEGPYVAATELGWVVFGPVSGQSTTPSPRSCLLAVSMDDTMEQMVEDYFEMESFGVKLVPQVAGSDVARTQRILEDTTVKVGRRYQTGLLWRDDYAVLPRSYDMVHRRLINVERKLKRNGRLALEYDRIIKDYVSKGYARELQQDEDRDPAVYEMNVMTFGATCSPRAAHYVKTVNALKFRDSDPRVVNAIIDQHYVDDYVDSFATESEPISVSTRVKVIHAEAGFELCQFSSTSPIVEAALGPPGQVKSIGWGEAEQKILGMRWKVATDDFRFNMEYHRVPSSVLSGDRVPTKREYLSLPMRTMSIPRLELQAAVLGSRLMNTVKERNTGHQRDGVVDGLKDGAEMDRQHPPPVQAVCWQPSDGDFVVVEGFPVAMGTYS